TCTTTTCCACGGCGAGGGAAACATCCCGATTCTCAAGGGTTAATGATTCCATCCGTTTCAATGGTTTCAACTGGATAGGTGGCATGTGTTTCGTTTCCTTTTATGGCATCGGCGGAGCGGGCGGAAAATCATGGCCAGCAGCGTCCGGCGTGACGGGAATTCCACCGGCCGCCACCGATCGTGACGACAGGTCTGCAATCAACACGGCACGCCGGGCCTCCGCAGTGGTCGCCTTCTGCAGGGGATCGGAATCACCCAATCCCAGGCGGTCGGCAATCAGCCGGATATCCGCCCCTCCATGGCCATGTTCATGTTCCGACGTATCCTGCGTCACAACAAACTCGGTGGTCTTTCCTGCGGCGTCTATCAACCTCAGGTAGGGTTTGCGATCTGAAACATTCTCGCCCAACTCCAGCCGCCCCTTGGTCCCTGTGATATAGAAATAGCATCCTTCAGTCGGCGAGAACGTGACCAGCGTAAACACCGCCAGAATTCCTTTAGCGAACCGGATCTGGAAAGACTGGTGATCATACACTGTATGGCGGTCGCTGAAGACACACCGATCACGAACATACCCATCCTCCCCTTCCGCCTCCCGGTAGATCCGGCGATACACCCCGTCCCACTTGTCCATGTCGAAATAATGCGGACAGGTCGCCGTGATCGCACAGTCGCCGCAACGCACCCCGTGATTAAGGTCAGGCCGGGCCCGATAGAAGCTCCGCCCCCCCCGCGACGATACCTCTACGGGATCGTCGTTGATGATCCAGCAGAGGATATCAAGATGATGGCAGCACTTGTGGTTTGCCAAACCGGCCGATTTCGAAAAGTCGCTGTGCCAACGATGGAAGTAATCACCCCCGTGAGAGTAGGAGAGTACCTCGGCAGCCTCAACGGAAATCACATTGCCAATCACTCCCTCGCGCACCAGTTTAGCCGCCTTCAGTGTCCAGGGCTGGTAGCGCATGTTATGGCCGACCACCACCTCGTTCCCCGTCCGCGCCGCCACCGCGATGATTTGGTCGCACTCCATGACGCTGGTGGCCAGCGGTTTGTCCACCAGTACTTTCAGACCGGCCTCCAAGGCCTCCACGACCACATCACGATGTTCACAATCCGGCGTGGTCACAATGCACCAGTCGGCAGGTATATGATGCTGCGCCTCGCGAATCGTGCGAAACACCGGCATATCAGGACGAAG
The bacterium genome window above contains:
- a CDS encoding Gfo/Idh/MocA family oxidoreductase, producing MKTRFIVVGTGNRGLGCFAKGLLGFPGKGLPEFPDHADLVALVDSNLMRGKAAARELLRPDMPVFRTIREAQHHIPADWCIVTTPDCEHRDVVVEALEAGLKVLVDKPLATSVMECDQIIAVAARTGNEVVVGHNMRYQPWTLKAAKLVREGVIGNVISVEAAEVLSYSHGGDYFHRWHSDFSKSAGLANHKCCHHLDILCWIINDDPVEVSSRGGRSFYRARPDLNHGVRCGDCAITATCPHYFDMDKWDGVYRRIYREAEGEDGYVRDRCVFSDRHTVYDHQSFQIRFAKGILAVFTLVTFSPTEGCYFYITGTKGRLELGENVSDRKPYLRLIDAAGKTTEFVVTQDTSEHEHGHGGADIRLIADRLGLGDSDPLQKATTAEARRAVLIADLSSRSVAAGGIPVTPDAAGHDFPPAPPMP